One Rosa chinensis cultivar Old Blush chromosome 5, RchiOBHm-V2, whole genome shotgun sequence genomic region harbors:
- the LOC112203437 gene encoding NAC domain-containing protein JA2L-like yields MAVHDDPPPGYRFRPDTEQLLVHYLRPILDGEDFPQGLVPFCDLYGEQEPWQIWDAFKELCEKDQGRTDLYFITQHKTKTPKGKRISRTVGSGTWKGDDAPGKVLSASRRVIGRRKRFHYKNDGSTQNGRWLMHEFELDTTLLRNKRKAKDYVLCILRKNNRSVKKNSEGQEGQEEDEMSWDGGDDQQDGDLPEPEFVEEETTTTQKPDELRKYAMEFEVYLKKQTADQAVKRKDHKDSHKMSLEDIENHLMSDD; encoded by the coding sequence ATGGCAGTTCACGATGATCCTCCTCCGGGGTACAGGTTTAGGCCTGACACAGAACAACTACTTGTTCATTATCTTCGTCCCATACTAGACGGAGAAGACTTTCCCCAAGGGCTTGTCCCTTTCTGCGATCTCTATGGAGAACAAGAACCATGGCAGATATGGGATGCTTTCAAAGAATTATGTGAGAAAGACCAAGGAAGAACAGACCTCTACTTCATTACCCAACACAAGACGAAGACCCCAAAGGGAAAGCGCATAAGCCGAACAGTCGGCAGCGGCACCTGGAAAGGAGATGACGCCCCAGGGAAAGTACTTTCGGCTTCTCGAAGGGTTATTGGCAGGAGAAAAAGATTCCATTACAAGAACGATGGCTCGACGCAAAACGGTCGCTGGCTCATGCACGAGTTTGAACTTGATACAACTTTACTGCGAAACAAACGTAAAGCGAAGGACTATGTTCTTTGTATTCTTAGAAAGAATAATAGATCGGtgaaaaagaattcagaaggaCAAGAGGgtcaagaagaagatgagatgagTTGGGACGGTGGGGATGATCAGCAAGATGGAGACCTTCCTGAACCTGAGTTCGTTGAAGAAGAAACCACTACAACTCAAAAACCAGACGAACTTCGAAAATATGCGATGGAGTTTGAGGTATACCTAAAGAAACAGACTGCTGACCAGGCTGTGAAAAGGAAAGATCATAAAGATTCACATAAAATGAGCTTAGAAGATATAGAGAACCACCTGATGAGTGATGACTGA
- the LOC112203436 gene encoding NAC domain-containing protein JA2-like, with protein MAAHDDPPPGYRFRPDTEQLLVHYLRPKLDGEGFPQGLVPFCDLYGDQEPWQIWEAFKETSEKDRKRKDLYFLTQHKKKTPNGKRKSRTVGTGTWKGEDAAKKVLAASQRVIGKRKRFRYDNKVSAQNGRWLMHEFELDASLLRNKRKAKEYVLCILRKNDKSEKDRKQEGQEYQEEQVMSCDYGNQKGGNLHEPEFVEEETSTTQQRTR; from the coding sequence ATGGCAGCTCACGATGATCCTCCTCCGGGCTACAGATTTAGACCTGACACAGAACAACTTCTTGTTCATTATCTTCGTCCCAAACTCGACGGAGAAGGCTTTCCCCAAGGGCTTGTTCCTTTCTGCGATCTTTATGGAGATCAAGAACCATGGCAGATATGGGAAGCTTTCAAAGAAACATCAGAGAAAGACCGAAAAAGAAAAGACCTTTATTTTCTTACCCAACACAAGAAGAAGACTCCAAATGGAAAGCGCAAAAGCCGAACAGTCGGCACGGGTACCTGGAAAGGCGAAGACGCCGCCAAGAAAGTACTTGCGGCTTCTCAAAGAGTTATTGGCAAGAGAAAAAGATTTCGTTACGATAACAAGGTCTCGGCGCAAAACGGTCGCTGGCTCATGCACGAGTTTGAACTTGATGCATCTTTATTGCGAAACAAACGTAAAGCAAAGGAGTATGTTCTTTGTATTCTTAGAAAGAACGATAAATCGGAGAAAGATCGGAAACAAGAAGGACAAGAGTATCAAGAAGAACAAGTGATGAGTTGCGACTATGGTAATCAAAAGGGTGGAAACCTTCATGAACCTGAGTTCGTTGAAGAAGAGACCAGTACTACTCAACAACGTACCAGATGA